A single window of Nakaseomyces glabratus chromosome G, complete sequence DNA harbors:
- the DBF2 gene encoding serine/threonine-protein kinase DBF2 (CAGL0G03047g~Ortholog(s) have protein kinase activity involved in regulation of protein localization to cell division site involved in cytokinesis, protein serine/threonine kinase activity) yields MNHFNHAYLRDHTPTPSPKKDGVNNLEQELSAMDIDDSANDTNIDELLHSPKKLPAGFRSKASNNKTQRLVGVCKMYFLEYYCDMFDYVISRRQRTKQIMEYLRQENENGRLDEHTADTEWRGYLAKENNILRKRRLKPKNNDFEMLTQVGQGGYGQVYLARKRDTKEVCALKILNKKLLHRLNETNHVLTERDILTTTRSEWLVKLLYAFQDSSSLYLAMEFVPGGDFRTLLINTKYLKSTHARFYISEMFCAVNALHELGYTHRDLKPENFLIDAKGHIKLTDFGLAAGTVSNERIESMKIRLEEVKNLEFPAFTERPIEDRRKMYHDLRDTDINYANSMVGSPDYMALEVLEGKKYDFTVDYWSLGCMLFESLVSFTPFSGATTNETYENLRHWRKTLRRPRLGNGRYAVSDRTWAFITSLIADPINRLKSFEHVKRMPYFSEIDFSKLREMSPPFIPQLDSEVDAGYFDDFTNEADMAKYADVFKRQNKLNAMIDDSAVDSKLVGFTFRHRNGKHGSSGILYNGAEHSDPFATFY; encoded by the coding sequence ATGAATCATTTTAACCACGCCTATTTACGGGATCATACACCTACACCATCGCCAAAGAAAGATGGTGTCAATAACTTAGAGCAGGAGCTATCCGCAATGGATATCGACGATTCTGCTAACGATACGAATATTGACGAGCTGTTACATTCACCAAAGAAGTTACCTGCTGGTTTCAGGAGTAAAGCGagtaataataaaactCAGAGACTCGTTGGTGTATGCAAAATGTATTTTCTCGAATACTACTGTGACATGTTTGACTATGTCATTAGTAGGAGACAAAGgacaaaacaaataatgGAATATTTAAGACAAGAGAATGAAAATGGTAGACTTGATGAACACACAGCAGATACTGAATGGAGAGGATATCTGGCAAAGGAAAACAATATTCTCAGGAAAAGACGATTAAagccaaaaaataatgattttgaaatgtTGACACAGGTTGGTCAAGGTGGCTATGGCCAGGTATATCTTGCAAGAAAGAGAGATACAAAGGAGGTTTGTGCtctcaaaatattgaataaGAAATTGCTTCATAGATTAAATGAAACAAATCATGTTTTGACTGAGAGAGATATCTTAACTACAACACGTTCTGAATGGCTAGTCAAGCTTCTTTACGCATTTCAGGATTCTTCCAGCTTGTACCTTGCAATGGAATTTGTACCAGGTGGTGATTTTAGGACTCTACTCATAAATACCAAGTATTTGAAAAGCACACATGCCAGGTTTTATATTAGTGAAATGTTTTGTGCTGTCAATGCTCTCCATGAGCTTGGTTATACACATAGGGATCTTAAACCGGAAAATTTCCTAATAGATGCAAAAGGACATATTAAATTAACTGATTTCGGATTAGCTGCAGGTACAGTATCAAACGAAAGAATAGAGAGTATGAAAATACGGTTGGAAGAAGTTAAGAATCTGGAATTTCCAGCGTTTACTGAACGCCCAATAGAagatagaagaaaaatgtaTCATGATTTGAGAGATACCGATATAAATTATGCCAACTCTATGGTGGGATCCCCAGATTACATGGCATTAGAAGTATTAGAAGGTAAGAAGTACGATTTCACTGTAGATTATTGGTCATTGGGATGCATGCTGTTCGAAAGTTTAGTTAGTTTTACACCCTTCAGTGGCGCGACAACAAATGAGACATATGAAAACCTGAGACATTGGAGGAAGACATTGAGGAGACCCAGGTTAGGCAATGGACGATATGCGGTTTCTGATAGAACTTGGGCTTTCATCACTAGTTTAATTGCTGATCCAATAAATAGACTGAAGTCTTTTGAACATGTGAAGCGAATGCCATACTTCTCAGAAATAGATTTCTCAAAATTACGAGAAATGTCTCCACCGTTCATACCACAACTTGATAGTGAAGTTGATGCGGGTTATTTTGACGATTTTACAAATGAAGCTGATATGGCAAAGTATGCTGATGTTTTCAAAAGGCAAAACAAGTTGAATGCTATGATTGATGACTCTGCAGTTGATTCCAAATTAGTTGGTTTCACCTTTAGACACAGGAACGGTAAGCACGGTTCGAGTGGTATACTATATAATGGTGCAGAACATTCGGATCCCTTTGCAACATTTTACTAG
- the DRN1 gene encoding Drn1p (CAGL0G03069g~Ortholog(s) have RNA lariat debranching enzyme activator activity, role in mRNA splicing, via spliceosome and cytosol, nucleus localization) — MKIMVANPGLENTKEALDKIQIANEKNGPFETVFLLGQNKEDTSYDLKDTNTILVTNQLKNGRTTRKSSVIILHGFGIMKLASGLVVGYITLSKNSLQQEKKSILEYFKASKEFIDVLVTNIGSKAVASHLQYKANGNSIIDEVMKHCKPQYHLTYDGDRGYHDMKPFCWGETSSDSQITRYYNLPSYSPITKSKWIVAFSIEPGKDFNEINDYKNELGTNPYLLKPALKRDRSGIEQNAHTKKTKIDSTTCHFCFSNPNVEDQMIVAIAKHSYLTLAKGPLTVPKGDMSFSGHALITPINHVAKIDKSLDNELSKEIELFESRVAKMNYKLFDCSTVVFEIQSDKAIHFHKQVIPVPKYLITKFERALDRQVHINSERGNCKLEFEKFDGLDNEEYRKIVGRKDTNYLQFTIYETDTSKATIYISSFDITERLDLQYGRRTLAFVLNLPKRVQWNSPICQQSKEQELKEAQLYQKSFKNFDFTLE; from the coding sequence ATGAAGATAATGGTGGCCAACCCTGGGTTGGAAAACACAAAAGAAGCCTTGGATAAAATTCAAATAGCAAATGAGAAAAATGGTCCATTTGAGACTGTATTCCTGTTGGGGCAAAATAAAGAGGATACGAGTTATGATCTTAAGGATACAAACACAATACTTGTAAcaaatcaattgaaaaatggCCGTACTACAAGAAAATCATCTGTAATCATATTGCATGGATTTGGTATAATGAAACTGGCATCGGGCCTAGTAGTTGGATATATtacattatcaaaaaattcattacagcaagagaagaaatcaattttGGAATATTTTAAGGCCAGTaaagaatttattgatgTATTGGTTACTAACATTGGTTCAAAAGCTGTTGCCTCGCATTTGCAGTACAAAGCGAATGGCAATTCAATCATAGATGAAGTGATGAAACATTGTAAACCACAATACCATTTAACGTATGATGGTGATAGAGGCTATCACGATATGAAACCCTTCTGCTGGGGAGAGACAAGCTCTGATAGTCAAATAACGAGATATTACAATCTTCCTTCTTACTCCCCAATAACAAAAAGTAAATGGATTGTTGCCTTTTCTATTGAGCCAGGTAAGGACtttaatgaaataaatgaCTATAAGAACGAGCTTGGAACAAATCCATACTTATTAAAACCAGCACTGAAGAGGGACCGTAGTGGAATTGAACAGAATGCCCatacaaagaaaactaaaataGACTCTACAACTTGTCATTTTTGCTTTAGTAATCCTAATGTTGAAGACCAAATGATTGTTGCTATAGCCAAACATTCGTACTTGACTCTTGCCAAAGGACCATTAACAGTACCAAAAGGAGATATGAGTTTTTCAGGCCATGCATTGATCACGCCTATTAACCATGTTGCTAAGATTGACAAATCATTAGACAATGAACTCAGTAAAGAAATCGAGTTGTTTGAATCTAGAGTAGCAAAGATGAACTACAAGTTGTTCGATTGCTCAACAGTAGTATTTGAAATCCAATCTGATAAAGCTATACATTTTCATAAACAAGTAATACCAGTACcgaaatatttgataactaaatttgaaagagcaTTAGACAGGCAAGTTCATATCAACTCTGAGAGAGGTAACTGCAAATTAGAATTTGAGAAGTTTGACGGTTTAGATAATGAGGAGTATCGTAAGATTGTCGGCAGAAAAGATACTAATTATCTACAATTTACGATTTACGAGACTGACACATCAAAAGCCACAATATACATATCAAGTTTTGATATCACAGAAAGGTTAGACCTCCAATATGGTAGGCGTACTTTAGCATTTGTGCTAAATCTACCAAAGAGGGTCCAATGGAATTCACCAATATGTCAACAATCGAAGGAACAGGAACTAAAAGAAGCACAATTGTACCAAAAGAGTTTTaagaattttgatttcacCTTGGAATAA
- the PRP31 gene encoding U4/U6-U5 snRNP complex subunit PRP31 (CAGL0G03025g~Ortholog(s) have role in spliceosomal snRNP assembly and U4/U6 x U5 tri-snRNP complex, mitochondrion localization), producing the protein MSDIESEADLLADLDNDFEDNEISDGGDELEDKSIEDLDVTEAYDFKNQHYEANDEDQIIVDNSAKTLKDLVKYLGAKSNVDHKGLQTEIVNLETIKHLIAISSNEPEIIKTLNEIQQYCKVISEKCYFELTEIYEDKFSELKSILRLPHQYAQCISLLEQGLELEQVVLRFEELCSTSRELIMVLNMSLRADYKGNYKLTDTNKKSLHKLTSIIFEAHDIIRFVSVEIANRIGEIAPNLCALLGTNTASLLVSHTGGLLQLSKIPSCNIANIGKKNTKDHNILNFSNPGGYIFQNELVQNQPIENHKQMMRMLSSKVSLAARVDAGLKTGDKNNKLGKQWRVEIEEKIKKIRAPPNISDVKALPIPEDKPKKKRAGRKFRKYKEQFKLSGTRQLQNRMVFGKQEATIYDTFGDEVGLGMTSQRKNGLAISTTGSSFGVKKPQYIQKKLKDSKRSTQEYIDALADRIDEHANLIKPNGS; encoded by the coding sequence ATGTCTGATATTGAGAGTGAAGCCGATCTATTAGCTGATCTGGACAACGATTTTGAGGACAATGAGATATCAGATGGTGGCGATGAGTTAGAAGATAAAAGCATTGAGGACCTAGATGTTACAGAGGCATACGACTTTAAAAATCAGCACTATGAAGCCAATGACGAGGATCAAATTATAGTGGACAATTCTGCAAAGACTCTTAAAGATTTAGTGAAATATTTGGGTGCCAAGTCCAATGTTGATCATAAAGGGCTTCAAACAGAAATTGTTAATCTTGAAACGATCAAACATCTAATAGCTATCAGTAGTAATGAACCCGAGATAATAAAGACattaaatgaaatacaGCAATACTGTAAAGTGATATCTGAAAAGTGCTATTTCGAACTAACAGAAATATATGAAGATAAGTTTTCTGAACTCAAGTCGATACTTAGACTACCTCACCAATATGCGCAATGCATATCTCTTCTCGAGCAAGGCTTAGAATTGGAGCAGGTTGTGCTGAGGTTTGAAGAACTATGTTCAACAAGTCGAGAGCTCATAATGGTTTTAAATATGTCTCTCCGTGCTGACTACAAAGGAAACTATAAACTCACAGATACGAATAAAAAATCTCTTCATAAGCTCACctcaataatatttgaGGCTCACGACATAATAAGATTTGTATCTGTTGAAATTGCCAATAGAATTGGTGAAATTGCACCTAATTTATGTGCTCTACTGGGTACAAACACTGCATCTCTATTAGTTTCGCATACTGGTGGTCTTTTACAACTCAGTAAAATTCCAAGTTGTAACATTGCTAATATTGGCAAGAAAAATACGAAAGACCATAATATCTTGAATTTCTCAAATCCAGGTGGctatatatttcaaaatgaGCTCGTTCAAAACCAACCTATTGAGAACCACAAACAAATGATGAGGATGCTGTCATCTAAAGTCTCACTGGCGGCTCGTGTTGATGCTGGACTCAAGACTGGTGATAAGAACAATAAATTAGGAAAGCAGTGGAGAGTGGagattgaagaaaagataaagaagataAGAGCACCACCTAATATATCTGATGTGAAAGCACTACCGATCCCAGAGGATAAACCCAAAAAGAAACGTGCTGGTCGAAAATTCAGAAAATACAAAGAGCAGTTTAAACTCTCAGGTACAAGACAATTGCAAAACAGAATGGTATTTGGCAAACAGGAAGCTACGATATATGATACTTTTGGAGATGAAGTAGGTCTAGGGATGACCtcacaaagaaaaaatggaCTGGCAATCTCTACAACAGGCTCAAGTTTTGGTGTGAAGAAACCTCAATAcattcaaaagaaattgaaggacTCGAAAAGATCAACTCAAGAATACATCGACGCTCTAGCTGATAGAATAGACGAGCATGCGAATCTCATTAAACCAAACGGCAGTTAA